Proteins from a genomic interval of Salvia splendens isolate huo1 unplaced genomic scaffold, SspV2 ctg368, whole genome shotgun sequence:
- the LOC121789906 gene encoding LOW QUALITY PROTEIN: ribosomal protein S4, mitochondrial (The sequence of the model RefSeq protein was modified relative to this genomic sequence to represent the inferred CDS: inserted 1 base in 1 codon) has translation MWRKRLIQRDMXLPALRFKTCRLLSGNVWNRELTIIQRRILKRLRNKKRSIKRKIYSRKNLNSYIQSQTTRKLSLFHGDLPITEMHRRRKRSYIPFLLNPETRSDVIPVRLHFRETIPQARQPISHRRVCVNHRMVNIIHFKVSHGDIISFPENDARTRGEEIRRSFYIEISVEKFIGKFLDRPVRMWRRTKTKWFRKLKTKKECRLLLKSKFLQQLRSSMQEEDTKKFGSKKVCLGSYFDEHNRMKRNLYHFKSLFLSKRRNEKNRNIHIPTQTRNPIVYNSSLYSNSTYCSASPHQFTMNRKRKNRKIKRIELPTHYSEVNHRTPKAVVSYGPNIGHIPHDIRLKDPNLLLRSGNERGQNI, from the exons ATGTGGCGAAAAAGACTGATTCAACGAGATA CCTTGCCTGCATTAAGATTTAAAACTTGTCGTCTACTTTCAGGAAATGTTTGGAACAGAGAACTTACAATAATACAACGCCGCATTCTCAAAAGATTGAGAAACAAGAAGAGATCTATTAAGAGAAAGATTTATTCTCGAAAAAATCTTAACAGTTACATTCAATCACAAACTACACGAAAGTTGTCCCTTTTTCATGGAGATTTACCCATCACAGAGATGCACAGAAGAAGAAAACGATCATATATCCCCTTTCTACTCAATCCAGAAACAAGATCGGACGTTATTCCGGTTCGTCTCCATTTTCGTGAAACTATTCCTCAAGCAAGGCAGCCGATCAGTCATCGAAGGGTTTGTGTGAATCATAGAATGGtaaatattattcattttaaagtGTCCCACGGTGATATAATATCTTTTCCAGAAAATGATGCGAGAACCCGCGGTGAAGAAATAAGGAGATCTTTCTATATCGAAATATCAGTTGAAAAATTCATAGGAAAATTTCTGGATCGCCCGGTCAGAATGTGGAGAAGAACCAAAACAAAATGGTTCCGAAAACTCAAAACTAAGAAGGAATGCCGCCTACTACTAAAATCCAAGTTTTTGCAACAGTTGCGTTCTTCTATGCAAGAAGAAGACACAAAGAAGTTTGGATCCAAAAAAGTATGCTTAGGCAGTTATTTCGATGAGCACAACAGAATGAAGAGGAATTTGTATCATTTCAAATCCCTATTCTTATCGAAGAGAAGGAACGAGAAAAACCGAAATATTCATATTCCTACTCAAACAAGAAATCCTATAGTTTACAACTCTTCTTTATATAGTAATTCGACCTATTGCTCCGCATCCCCCCATCAGTTTACTATgaatagaaaaagaaagaatagaAAAATCAAAAGAATAGAACTACCTACTCATTATTCGGAGGTGAATCATAGAACACCAAAAGCTGTGGTATCTTATGGACCTAACATAGGTCACATCCCTCACGACATAAGATTGAAAGATCCAAACCTTCTTCTTCGGAGCGGAAACGAACGTGGCCAAAACATATAA